The Quercus robur chromosome 7, dhQueRobu3.1, whole genome shotgun sequence genome has a segment encoding these proteins:
- the LOC126692089 gene encoding IQ domain-containing protein IQM3-like translates to MKVQVQSLELQSKPASSSSSSSSSSFPYSLDEMGVPSSSSSGLIHPDFRSSDPLDSPSSTTDESLTKKKKKRMSDVESTLAVVEEEEKEKESEAHAPESACPASDAAVRLQKVYRSYRTRRRLADSAVVAEELWWQVIDFARQSHNTISFFNFSKPESLASKWNRISLNAARVGKGLSKDARAQKLAFQHWIEAIDPRHRYGHSLHYYYEEWCKADAGQPFFYWLDAGEGKELDLKECSRSKLRQQCIKYLGPQEREHYEYIIVERKIIHKQTGDLLDTTQDSQSAKWIFVMSTTKKLYVGRKKKGVFHHSSFLAGGATLAAGRLVAEQGILKSVSPYSGHYRPTDDSLDSFLSLLKENGLNLDEIQVCKANEDMDAYDEGKLNGNETLVEGSTKSKTQELEIPDEEEKPSSPESTESSQTETKNIYERTLSGGLQSPRAEVPKTAILQRINSKKAAKSYQLGNQLSCKWSSGAGPRIGCVADYPVELRQHALEFVSLSPRTPPTPSAFRRMAGLASPTASISHHQSDISNGDGTSAD, encoded by the exons ATGAAGGTTCAAGTTCAAAGCTTGGAGCTCCAGTCAAAgccagcttcttcttcttcttcttcttcttcttcttcatttcctTACTCTCTCGACGAAATGGGTGTGCCATCTTCGTCGTCTTCGGGTCTCATTCACCCGGACTTTCGGAGCTCCGACCCGCTTGACTCACCCTCCTCCACCACCGACGAGTCActgacgaagaagaagaagaagaggatgtCTGACGTGGAGTCCACGCTCGcagtggtggaggaggaggagaaggagaaggagtcTGAGGCTCACGCGCCGGAAAGCGCGTGTCCCGCGTCGGACGCGGCGGTGAGGTTGCAGAAAGTGTACCGGAGTTACCGTACGAGGCGTAGGTTAGCGGACTCCGCTGTTGTCGCTGAAGAGCTCTG GTGGCAAGTGATAGACTTTGCTAGACAGAGCCACAATACGAtatctttctttaatttctccAAGCCAGAAAGTTTGGCTTCCAAGTGGAATCGGATTAGTTTGAATGCTGCaagg GTTGGCAAGGGTTTGTCCAAAGATGCCAGAGCACAGAAATTGGCTTTTCAGCATTGGATTGAAGCT ATTGATCCGAGGCATCGATATGGGCATAGCTTGCATTATTACTATGAAGAGTGGTGCAAAGCCGATGCTGGTCAGCCATTTTTCTACTG GTTGGATGCTGGAGAAGGCAAAGAGCTTGATCTCAAAGAATGCTCAAGATCAAAGCTGCGACAACAATGCATCAAGTATCTTGGACCT CAAGAGAGGGAACATTATGAATACATCATTGTTGAAAGGAAAATAATTCACAAGCAAACTGGAGATCTCCTTGATACTACCCAAGATTCACAATCAGCCAAGTGGATATTCGTCATGAGCACCACCAAGAAACTGTATGTTGGTCGG aaaaagaaaggagtatTCCATCATTCTAGCTTCTTAGCTGGAGGAGCTACGTTAGCTGCTGGAAGGCTAGTGGCAGAGCAAGGAATTCTTAAG TCCGTATCTCCATACAGTGGACATTACCGACCAACAGATGACAGCCTTGACAGCTTTTTATCCCTTCTCAAGGAAAATGGGCTGAACCTTGATGAAATTCAG GTATGCAAAGCCAATGAAGATATGGATGCCTATGATGAGGGCAAACTCAATGGGAATGAGACTTTAGTTGAAGGTTCGACGAAATCAAAAACTCAAGAACTCGAAATTCCAGATGAAGAAGAGAAACCCTCATCCCCAGAATCAACTGAATCTTCTCAAACTGAAACCAAAAACATTTACGAAAGGACACTGTCTGGTGGTCTTCAGAGCCCGAGAGCTGAGGTTCCCAAGACTGCAATATTGCAACGAATCAATTCCAAGAAGGCAGCAAAATCATACCAATTAGGCAATCAGCTCTCATGTAAGTGGTCAAGTGGAGCTGGACCAAGAATTGGTTGTGTCGCTGACTACCCTGTAGAACTGAGGCAACATGCCTTGGAGTTTGTTAGCCTGTCTCCAAGAACTCCACCCACACCATCAGCCTTCAGGCGAATGGCTGGTCTTGCATCACCTACTGCATCTATATCTCACCACCAGTCGGATATCAGTAATGGTGATGGGACCTCTGCTGATTAA